In Longimicrobium sp., the genomic stretch CGCTGCGCGAGATGCTGCGCTACCGCGGCTACCGTCTCCTGCGCGAGGTCACCGTTCCCGCCACTGCGGGCCAGCCGTTCTCGCACACGGGAGCGAACCTGCGCATCGAGGGCGAGGTGCAGCAGGTGACGCCCGCGCCGGACGCGTCGGTCACGCTGAAGGTGGCCGTCCGCGCCGACAGCGCCTCGGTGGAGGCCGCCGTCAGCGGCGCCCCCGGCCAGACGCTCGTCCTCGGCTCCGGCGACCGGCAGGGCGGCAGCGGCGCGCTGATCGTGGCCGTGCGCCCGGAACTGGGAGCGATGGTGGCCGCCCCGCCTCCCGCGCGACCGTGATGGAGCAGGACAAACGGGTTCGCGCCAACCTCCACCGACGTCATCCTGAGGCGGCCACACCCCCAGGATCGTCATGCACAAGTGGTTGCAGGCCGAAAGATCCATAGCCGGCCCGCACGTCGGCCAGAGGCCACGCGAGCGATGCACGGTTGTGCGATGAGTTCACCTCTCCCAGGTTGTTTTGGGAGAGGTCGAAAAAAGGCGATCCGGCAGTTTGGATCGCCTTTTTTCGGGTGAGGGCCACCGCGAGGCGGCCGCCGCGCGACACCATCGGGACAGAGACGAACCTCCGTATCTCTTGCGAAAGGATCGTCGGAGATGCGCTCCGGCAGCGGACGTGCGACGCCGGCGATAGATCCTTCGGCCTGCCGTCTCCGGTGCGGACGCAAGTTCGTCGTGGCCGGCCTCAGGATGACGTCTTTTTCTGTGTTTCAGGCTACCGGTGACTGCCGATAAAGGAGGCAGATGCACGTGATGGAACCCGAATCCCCATCCCCCGTCTTCACCTTCGACACCACGCACCACGCGCTGTGGGCGGAGGAGATCGCGCGGGAGCGCAAGATCCCCGCCGAGGTGATCCCCGCGCCGGCGGCCGCGCACGCGCGCTGCAACCTGGCGCTGGAAACCCTCCCCGGGGATGTCGCCCGCCTTCGCGAGGCGCTGGAGGCGGAAGCGGTGCCGTTCGGGCTCTACTCCTCGTCGCCGTAGTCGCGGCCGGCCGCAGGGCCCACCGCGAAGAGCTCGTCCTCATCGACGTCGGAGGGACGGCGGACCGCGTCGGG encodes the following:
- a CDS encoding DUF3343 domain-containing protein gives rise to the protein MHVMEPESPSPVFTFDTTHHALWAEEIARERKIPAEVIPAPAAAHARCNLALETLPGDVARLREALEAEAVPFGLYSSSP